DNA sequence from the Pungitius pungitius chromosome 3, fPunPun2.1, whole genome shotgun sequence genome:
ACCCAGTACGGTACTTGAGTCAAACTGAGATTTATTGACATTTAGTTATTCATAACTATTCCACTACCGTTCAGAAGATGTTCTGTTTACACCATCGTATCGGTTTAATTTTAATGTCAAATATCTGAAATACAATAACGTTCCTGCGTGGTAACTTAAGTGTTAACTATCCTTCGTTGTGAGAGAATCTTACTACGGTCTCAGGTGAATCGGGAGTTTCCTCTCATTTCCTGTTGAATCCGCCTCACTCCGGTAAACTCATCTTGACACACACGTTTGTGTGAGGCGGATACTTACATATTGCCAAAGAGGAAACAGCCCGGTGGATAATGTGCTCATTGTTTTCTAAACTCGGCGCTTACATTCACCTGTTGACTTTCTAAACAGCCCTTACTGCTCCAACAAATATTAGTCTTGCTTTTCTTACTGGGTCTGCGGGTAAAGACGGCTTCTCCAATGATTTGCAGTCCGGTAGACTCATCTTGACCCGTCCACGAGGTAGCTGGAAGTGGTTTAACTGCTGAACAGGTGGGaggcagggggcggggcctaacccggaccTGATGCTTTAGCGCCGCGAAGATGAGTCACTCCAATAAGAAAGTGACCACTTTAAGGTGTTACTTTATATGGGGACGCAGAAACACACCTGAACTAAATGTTTACTCATTacgtcgtttttttttactgcaatattgattcatttttttgtattgaaatgAAAGTTCTCTGCATCTTGATCCAAAGTGTTTATGTAATGCAAGAGCAGGTCTTAAGTACTCTAGCTAGTGGGAGAAAAAAGTGTTGATATCTTAAcccaaaaagaaatgttttgcaGATATATAGCTTGAAGGCTACAGTGTGGGCAAATGTTATTGgcaaatttaaaacatttttgtagCAAAATCAATCGTGCGGATGCTGTTATTTTGGCTAGGcaaaatcacctttttattttaatccaaCACTTCAGTGCGCATACTTTGTAATTCTGTAACAAAGTGACCACAACATGGTGTATTTTCCAGAATTTATTGTTTTGTACACAAAAATCAGAGGGTCTTGCTTCCATCTGGTGGCACACTTTAAAACCTGcaagacaaaacaaagtcaGAATTCAAGTGTATTTGATGCTGTCGAACAACATTGACACTTTTAATGCCAATGGTTTAATGCCATTAACCAAATAATGGGTGCataaaaatgggaaaaaacacCTTGGTATTGACCAGACAAAATTTACACTGCTTCAACCCTTCTCAGACAAATGCCTCAAGATCTTCAACCAAAAAGGACTCCCTGCTCTGAGTGACTGAAACAGAACCACAGAACGTGAATCTGGACCAGAACCCTCAGAACAAGACTGAGCCCCGTTCCGACTCGTCATCGTATCATCACTGAAGGGACTAAAGTTGCATTGAGCTTTGTTCTGATAGTTATCAGTAATGGAATAAAACTACTCCAGTAAGCTTTTTACCATGAGCTGAGCATGCTGCTTAAAGGACCATCTCCTACCCTCTTAAGCAGTGGGTACAGGTGTTCCTTGGGGCATGGGAGGTGCCTCTGGCTTGGCCCCCTTCTGCTCAGATGTGGGGGTGGTGGGCAGCTGCTCCTCCTTGGGCTCCACAATGCTGACGTGGTCGGGCAGGGGCTTTTTGGGACCAATCTTACCACTGGGGTCCCATGGCAGCATGATTTTAACCTTGATGCCGAGCACACCTGAGTATGGGCACAGAACAACATGTTAGGGCACAAGAAACACAGCTAACATaagcacagaacaaacaaagtTGCATCGTCCACTATAGCTTTTAGTACAGCAGCAATGACTCAACAGGGCAGGTATCTGACATTAGTCTTAGTGTGTCCTGTGGCCCTGGCGAGCACTCACCTTGTCTCAGCAGGACGTGGCGGACGGCTGTGTCAACGTAGTAGTTGACTGGGTCTCCGCTGTGGATCATCAGACCATCCACAAACTTCATGGACTTGGCCCTCTGACCCCTCAGCTTGCCGGACACCACAACCTCGCAGCCCTTGGCGCCGCTCTCCATGATGAACCTCAGAACACCATAGCATGCCCTGAGAAGAGTCGGCAACAGTAAGGTCACTGTACATAGAGGCTTCTTCTTTCAAGCTCATCCTGTAGAAGCAGGTGGTCATTTGAAGTGACAGTTTGGGTACAACTCCGCATCATCAATACTTAATTCCCTTTACTACCATTTGACATTCAGCAGGGGGCGTCCGTTTGTGCTGCTTCAACCCTTCTCAGACAAATGCCTCAATGTCTTCAAACAAAAAGGACTCCCTGCTCTGGGAGACTGGAGCAGAACCACAGAACGTGAATCTGGACCAGAACCCTCAGAACCAGTCTGAGCCCCATTCCGACTCGTCATCGTATCATCACTGAAGGGACTGAGACGCTAAATGGACATCACTCTGACAGCACCCCCACTTAAGTCTTTGAGGAGAAATAAAACCAAGGAACAATCACAGGCCCACACTGCTGCTTTGTTTAAGTAAATGTCTGCTTTCGGTAGAATACATCTTTGGTTTTTTGTTGCTGATAGATTCATTTAACTTTTGACTAAAACATTTAGTCTCCTGCATCCAAATATTACAATCATCCATCGAGTTAAACaagctattttattttaaaaagtacataTTAGCACAAGCAAAATGTTACATAGTCTGCATCATTGTGCTTTTACTATCAAAAATCATAATCATTAACTTTCTGGAAGAAGCCAACAGATTAGTTACTGATGGACAGGCAATGTAATGTTTGATATGCTGTGAACAAGTCCATGATTAAAGACTGAACCCTGTAGCGAGGAAATTAAAATCTTGCCATGGCAAGAGGCAATATACACACCTCTAACAAACATAAAAATCATCTAGTCTGTCCGCTGGTTTGAGTGCCATGTCTGTGCGTAAACAGACATATTAGAGCACGCGTttagggttgggtaccgagaaccggtagCAACATAGCACCGGTTCCTATACGACAGGACCAGTCTGTGCTGACAGACACGTGCACGTACACAGGAGAGCACGCGCTCAccagcggacacagagcgtGAGTCCGAAACTGCTCCCCCGGATATAATGGTAGGGTAAACACTGGGCAACGTGTTTAATAAGCTCTACAGAAGGCGGTAAATCCTTCCCGATATTGTTCAGCACTTACCTACGCACAGCCAGGCCTCCCAACAGCTTGTAGCGCAGAGACTCTGCCTGAGCAATGGCACATAGCCCACGAGTGGCAACCTTCTCAGCATACAGCTAACAGAGGGGAGGCACAAAGGGTCAAATCGTGAAACATCCTCAAGGCTGAAAATGCAGCATTTTAAGTGAGCTTTAAAAAGCCCATTGGTGAGTACCAGCGTTTTCAACGTAAGACGAACATCCACATCTGCACGTTCAAGACTTAACATGCACATATTACTACAGAGATTTGAGAGAATTGTTTATCTTTTGATTTGCCTCAGTCTTCATGCGAACTGAACTTCCTGATCTGAGAACTGGAGCAGAACGTGGCCCGGAACCAGTAACCCGCAGAACTAGATTCCTGTTTCCCCAGACATCGTATCATCATGGAAGCGGAGGCCATTTAAGATTTATATGCTTAGTACATGCATCACCACATTCTCTAAATAATCTGCACACATCttaatattttacattacacttacaccaaaaaaaagtgCCCAATAGTTAAACTTTAGTCCGATGTGTTAGCTGGCCAGGTTGTAAACCATGAGGAAAACACTTAATACCACTTAAGTGTGTTCTTTACCTCAACGCTGCCCTCGGGGAAGCCAAACCTCTTCTGGACCACAGCGGTCAGCTCTCTGATCCGACGACCCTTTTCACCAAGAACATTCTGGGTCCTtaaaacaggaaactgaggaTTAGATTAAATTCCCAGACAAACGTTCACCgaaacaaatattaaaaccaAAGTAACCATGTTGAGCTTCAGTGTCCATTGTGTGAAAAGGGGCAGCATTAGATGGATTAATATTCAAGGTGTGGCGGTGTATTATTTAGACAATGAAACAATCTAAATTCCTTAAAGGCAAGCAGTCGTACTTTAAAAAGCAGTTAAGTTCTCTTCATTAAGTCCACCACCAATAGGGGACATTGCACTTGTGCTACTTCAACCCTTCTCAGACAAATGCCTCAATGTCTTCAACTAAAAAGGACTCCTTGCTCCGAGGGACTGGAGCAAAAACACAGAACGTGAAACTGGACCAGAACCCTCAGAACAAGACTGAGCCCCCTTCCGACTCGTCATCGTATCATCACTGAAGGGATAGTTGCAAACGCAGATGCAACAGCTGAAAGCTGGTACGGTAAATTATACCAGATACATAATGGCATTAAAAGTTGCAAACTTAACTGTTGATGACACACTTGTTTATTGTATTTAAACGGCTCTCACCTTGTAGCCAGGATGATGATCTCAGTCCTGGTCGGTGTCACACGCACCTCCACACCGGAGTAGCCATCCTCAGCAAGCTCTCGTGTCAGGAACTCGTTCAGCTCGGCCTTAAAGATACCGTCTGCAACGAACTACGGAGAGAGGACAGGGTCAGCTCACCTACTGTCCAACTGAGGGGAAAGATCAGACTTAAGAGAGAATGTTTGTCCCCAGACAAGGAATCAAAGGACATGCAAAAGGGACCCAACCTCAGACATATTTATAGATTATAACACTGAAAGCAGATAACAATGAACTTGATATTTTAATTAGTATACATATCATTGATCACTGATATACTAACAACTGTATTATACATGTATAACGTTACATTAACTATTAGAAAAAGATGCTTAGAGGTGCAACTCAATATGCAATTGTTTCTAGACTTGTATCTTTTAACCCTTCTCAGACAAATGCCTCAGTATCTTCATGAGAAGAGGACTTCCTGATCTGAGGAACTGGAGCCGAACCACAGAACGTGGCCCTGAACCAGTAACCCCCAAAACTGGAGCCATGTTCCGTCTCGTCATCGTATCATCACTGAAGGGAGGGAATCTAAACTAAGGCTTGGGACCGGCGTTGTTGTATTCTCAAAATGATCCGTTTGAGTCTTTATTTGAAAATAGTAAAACTATTAAAACTAAGACAACCGTTCTGTACAGTTTGAGGCTTTGGGGCCATGCGTTTGTGGATGAGTAACCCATTCGATCAATATAATTAGAACAGGGCATTAGTAGGTATCGGCGATAGCATCCCTGTAACTGTAATTAGCAGCTTTCTACATGCATGTTCtattaaataaaaccatttaaatgttttagtgtGTTCAGAGTACCTATTACAATCATGTACAAAACTGCTGTCAGTGGCTAACAGGGATTCAAAGTTCTCATTTTCGATGTCCTCTGCAGCATCGAAACCGTTCGAGTAGTCAAAATGGGTGTATTTCGTATTTTTATCCCAAATGAATACTGCTTAATTTGGAGGAGTTTTAAACGATTTAAACTCAATCCCAGTGCATTTGACTCGGAAACTAACGTTGTCTCACTAGCTAGCCACGCCACATTTTGAAGCCATTCCGCATAAGAGGAGACGTGCAGAGATACTTCATAGGGTTGGAGatcatataaaaatgttttcaacaaaaTTCGATTTAGTTTTATCAGAGAATGGGGTTCGACTCGGTGGGTATCTGGTTGAAACTCGCACCCGGCCGAGGCGGTATGGAGCCATGCTAGCACGCCAAATGAGGACGCGGGGCCGGCACAATCTGGATTAATCCTATCTGGACCGGAGGCTCACAAGTTCGACTGACACCGGACTGAACACTAAACGATCATACCCTAGCCAACGTCACCTCATTTATGTAGAAACCGCCTGTCTGTGTGGGTAAAACGGAGATTATTTAGCGCTAACCTTCCTCTTCTTTGAGATTTGCACCGCCATCTTCCGAAAGGCCGTAGACAGGAAAGGACCACCAGAGGATACGGAAATGGCTTTATACTAAAATGACGAATTTCCGGCGACGGGCTCCTCAAGAAGCCGCTGGGATTTGTAGTTCTAAATACAAAGCAAGCAAATTGATTCCATCTTTGATTCCCTCggaaaattatacattttacagTGGCAGTATGTCTAAGAAAGATGATCaaattttttgtatttaatcatGTATAGTGATTTGGTTAGTGTTGCTTTGAGTGCATGGAAAGTGTCTGCTTTCTGACATTTGAAACAGGTGACTTTTGTTCCCTTTAATCTGAAATTTGACCGCAAAGCCCCAgcctaacaaacacacacacatttacgaAAATTGTTCTTTTATCAGGGCGGTCTGACATTAAGGGGAA
Encoded proteins:
- the rps3 gene encoding 40S ribosomal protein S3; translated protein: MAVQISKKRKFVADGIFKAELNEFLTRELAEDGYSGVEVRVTPTRTEIIILATRTQNVLGEKGRRIRELTAVVQKRFGFPEGSVELYAEKVATRGLCAIAQAESLRYKLLGGLAVRRACYGVLRFIMESGAKGCEVVVSGKLRGQRAKSMKFVDGLMIHSGDPVNYYVDTAVRHVLLRQGVLGIKVKIMLPWDPSGKIGPKKPLPDHVSIVEPKEEQLPTTPTSEQKGAKPEAPPMPQGTPVPTA